Sequence from the Aromatoleum petrolei genome:
TCGCACCGTATCGGCTCGGGCAGCGTGCGGATGATGTCCGAGTGCAGGCGCGGGTGGCCCAGCGTGCGGTTGAGGTCGACGAGCAGGCGGCTCGTGGTCGCGTAGATCAGCGGGGCGTGCAGCGCGCGGGCGAGGTCGCGTGCGATCGCGAGCGCGCCGGGGTCGTAGCCGCGGTGGCTTTCCAGCAGTGCTTCGTGTCCGGCAAAGCAGTCGCGGTAGCGCGGCGGTACGCGGTTGCCGCCATGCTCGCAGGTGACGAGGAAGGCGTGGCGGGCGTTCATCGCGCGTTCCCGGCGAAGAGGCGCCCGGCGGCCAGGCAATCGCACAGTTCGCGGTACACGGCGGCGAGGCGCTCGCGGTCGAAAGGCTCGCCGACCGCGGCGAGGATGCGGCGGGCAAGCGGGCCGCAGTTGAGGAGGGTGTCGAGCGCGGGCTGCGTCGCGGGCGTGAGCAGCGGATGGCCGGCGCAGGCGTCGAGGAGGTGTCGCCACAGTTCGCGCACTTCGCAGCAGCCATGCGGGAAGTGGAACAGGCGCAGATAGGCCGGGTCGGCGATCACCGCACGGTCAGCGTCGCGGATCGTGTCGAGGAGCATGGCGGCGAGCGTGGCGGTGTCGATCGCCTGCTGCGCGGCGAGCGAGCTCCAGCGGTTCTCGAACAGGGCCTGCGCGACGGCGGTGGTCGCGGCAGCGATGGCGAGGTCCGCCTGTGGGCATTCCTGCAGGTCGATGATGCGGATTTCCAGCGCGCTGCGGTCGAAGCGCGGGATCGCCGCGCGGGTGTTGAGCCATTCGTGCTGCATCACCCCTTCGATGTCGAGCGGGGCGATGTCGCGGTACATCGGCGCGAGCACCTTGGCCTCGTATTCGGCGCGGCTCGACGCGTTATCGGGGATGACGCTGCCCATCAGCGAGGGCACGCGCCGCGGATGGAAGCGGTAGGACTCCATGCGGAAGTCGAGTTCGTGCCGGCGGCGCCCGTCGGCGACGGCGGAGCTCGCGGCCAGCGCGGGTAGCAGCGGCAGGAGCACCCGCACAGCGGCGTGCAGGCGCGCGAACTCCGTGTCGCCGGCGAAGGGCAGGTTCACGTGCATGCTCTGCAGGTTGGCCCAGCCGTGCTGGCGGCAGTCGAAGATGCGGTCGTAGCTGCGGTAGATGGCGGCGTTGTCGTGCGGCCAGAGGCGGGTTTCGCGCGCCGGGTCCATCCACGGGTGCATCGCGGTGGGCATCAGGCGGGCGTTGTAATGCGCGAGTTCGGCGTCGATGCGGCGGATCTCCGCCTGGAAGCCCGGCCCGAGCACGTCAAGATTCGCGCTCGGACGCACGTTCTTGAGTTCGACGAGGTGCAGCACGAGCTCGTTGGACCACGCGAATTCGCCGCGCGGCACTTCGGCGAGCTGACCGCCGTCGGCGTCGCGCAGCAGGCGGTCGGCGATCGGCAGCACCGCGAGCGTGTCGCGGTCGACGATCATGTATTCGAGCTCGATGCCGCAGCCGCTGAAGGCCTTGAGCGGTTGTGCCGGGCTGTTCATGCGAGTCGCCCCGCGTGGTGTTCGAGGCGCGTCGCGAACACGTCCATCACGTGGTGGTAGAGCGCATCCTTGAGCACGTTGTCCTCGTTGCCGGCGTCGACGTTGGGGTTGTCGTTCACTTCGATCACGCAGCAGCGGTCGCCAACCTGCTTGAGGTCGACGCCGTAGAAGCCGTCGCCGATCAGATTGGCGGCGCGCAGGGCGGTGCGCAGGACCTCCGACGGGGCCTCCTCGAGCGCGAGGGCGGTTGTGGGGCCTTCCTCGTAGGTGTTGTGTTCGGCGTCGCGGTGGATGATCTGCCAGTGCCCGCGCGCCATGTGGTACTTGCACACGAAGAGCAGGCGCCGGTCGAGGATGCCGACGCGCCAGTCGAACTCGGTGGGCAGGAATTCCTGCGCGACGATGAGCTCGGAATTTTCGAGCAGGCGGGTGACGTGCGCCTGCAATTCCTCGGCCGTCTCGGCTTTAACGACGCCGATCGACAGGCAGCTGTCGGGCTGCTTGAGCACGCAGGGCAGGCCCAGCGCGGGGATGATGTCCTGCACGTTGCCGCGATGCACGAGCAGGGTCTTCGGCGTGGCGATGTTGTGCTGGGGCAGCAGTTCGGCGAGGTAGACCTTGTTGTTGCAGCGCAGGATGGAGACCGGGTCGTCGATCACGACCAGGCCCTCGGCTGCCGCGCGGCGCGAGAAGCGGTAGGTGTAGTGGTTGATGAAGGTGTTGTCGCGGATGAACAGGGCGTCGAACTGGGGCAGGCGCGCGAGGTCCTGGCGGCCGATGACTTGGGTGGCGAGGCCGAGTGCGCGCGCGGCCTTCTCGAACTTGCGGATCGCCGCGGCGTTGGAGGCGGGCTGAGTGTTGTCGGGGTCGCGCAGGATCGCGAGCGTGAAGCGCGGCAGGTAGCGGCGTCGCGGACGCGGCCAGCGGCCGGAGAAGTAGGCGCGCGCGGATTCGATCATGAAGTCCCGGTGCTGCGGCGGAACCTCCGTGACGGTGACGGCGACGACGCTTTTCACCTGCCAGCTGTCGTGTTTGCGCACGAAGTCGGCTTGCAGCAGGGGGGCCTGGAGCAGGTTGAAGAGGTGGCGACTCAGCAGGTCGTAGCGCTCGGCGAGGTTGCGTCCGAAGTAGATGCTCAGCGTGAAGCTGTCGGACCGGATTGGTGCAAGCGCGCTCTGGATCAGACCGTGCAGGTCCGAGGTGAGCAGGCGCACGAGGTTCTGGGACTGCAGGTCCTCGATCGTCGTCACGCCCGGCAACGGCTTCTGGCTGCGCGCTTCGGCGAGCAGCGACACGTAGTAGCCGAGGCTCTGGTAGCGGTAGGAGCGGCACAGGTTGAACACCTGGGTGACGCCATGTCCGGCGCAGGCGGGGTCGGTGAGGTATTCGCGGGCGGAAACGACGTTGACGTCCGGCAAGGCCAGCGACCAGTCCTTGGGGTTGCTGACGACCACCAGCATGCTCATGCCTGTCTCCCGGATGAGGGACGGATCACCAGCAGGTTGGCGTCGTGGGTGACGATGCCGAGGTGGATCGCCCCCACGGCGCGGTCGATGCCGAGCCAGTAGTCGCGTGTGCCGCCATACGGGTGCGGGCCGTAGGGGTCCGACACGCGCACCGTGCGGCGCGGGCGGTCGTAGCCCGACAGCACGACGAAGTGCCCGCCGGGGGTGCCGCGGATGTCGTCGGGAATGTCTTGCGGGCCGTACTCGCGCGGCGTTCGGTAGAGGTAGGTGGAGCTCAGGCCGGTGAGGATCGGCAGCCCGCGGCGCATCAGGCCGCGCAGCAGGTAGCGTGACAGATCCTTCAGGCGAAGCTGCCCGCCCAGGTGCAGGAATTCGAGATAGCCGCGGGTGACTTCCTGCACCCGCAGATCGTCGGCCTTTTCGACGCGCTGGCGCTGCAGCCGCTCGGCGAGATCGACGCCGCGCGCAAACCACGTGGGGTCGAACACCAGCAGGTTGTAGGTGTAGATGGTTGCGTCGAAGCCGTGGCGCAGTGCGTCGCAGGCGAGGAAGACGGCGACCGTGCCGCCGCGCTGCAGCTTGTTCGTGCGAGCGATGACATCGTCGAGCCGTTCCTCGCGCCCCCAGTAGCGATAGATCGCATGAAGGCAGGTCGGCCCACAGGTGGTTTCGTCCGGCTGCGACAGCATCGCCACCGGCAGCTCGAGGCGGTCGCGCAGCATGGCCTGACTCCCCGGATGC
This genomic interval carries:
- a CDS encoding RimK family protein → MSMLVVVSNPKDWSLALPDVNVVSAREYLTDPACAGHGVTQVFNLCRSYRYQSLGYYVSLLAEARSQKPLPGVTTIEDLQSQNLVRLLTSDLHGLIQSALAPIRSDSFTLSIYFGRNLAERYDLLSRHLFNLLQAPLLQADFVRKHDSWQVKSVVAVTVTEVPPQHRDFMIESARAYFSGRWPRPRRRYLPRFTLAILRDPDNTQPASNAAAIRKFEKAARALGLATQVIGRQDLARLPQFDALFIRDNTFINHYTYRFSRRAAAEGLVVIDDPVSILRCNNKVYLAELLPQHNIATPKTLLVHRGNVQDIIPALGLPCVLKQPDSCLSIGVVKAETAEELQAHVTRLLENSELIVAQEFLPTEFDWRVGILDRRLLFVCKYHMARGHWQIIHRDAEHNTYEEGPTTALALEEAPSEVLRTALRAANLIGDGFYGVDLKQVGDRCCVIEVNDNPNVDAGNEDNVLKDALYHHVMDVFATRLEHHAGRLA
- a CDS encoding glutamate-cysteine ligase family protein; translation: MNSPAQPLKAFSGCGIELEYMIVDRDTLAVLPIADRLLRDADGGQLAEVPRGEFAWSNELVLHLVELKNVRPSANLDVLGPGFQAEIRRIDAELAHYNARLMPTAMHPWMDPARETRLWPHDNAAIYRSYDRIFDCRQHGWANLQSMHVNLPFAGDTEFARLHAAVRVLLPLLPALAASSAVADGRRRHELDFRMESYRFHPRRVPSLMGSVIPDNASSRAEYEAKVLAPMYRDIAPLDIEGVMQHEWLNTRAAIPRFDRSALEIRIIDLQECPQADLAIAAATTAVAQALFENRWSSLAAQQAIDTATLAAMLLDTIRDADRAVIADPAYLRLFHFPHGCCEVRELWRHLLDACAGHPLLTPATQPALDTLLNCGPLARRILAAVGEPFDRERLAAVYRELCDCLAAGRLFAGNAR